In one Isosphaeraceae bacterium EP7 genomic region, the following are encoded:
- a CDS encoding acyltransferase, which yields MSVHCFVNLYGCRIGDETRIGSFVEIQKNTVVGARCKISSHSFLCEGVTIEDEVFVGHGVIFINDIEPRATVDGRPMTDADWRVIPIRVGRGASIGSGALVMGGVTIGPGALVGAGAVVTRDVAPGAVVVGVPARLLRMQESPGDRA from the coding sequence GTGTCAGTCCACTGCTTCGTTAACCTGTACGGCTGCCGGATCGGCGACGAGACTCGGATCGGCAGTTTCGTGGAAATCCAGAAGAACACCGTGGTTGGAGCCCGCTGCAAAATTTCCAGCCACTCGTTCCTCTGCGAGGGGGTAACGATCGAGGATGAAGTTTTCGTCGGTCACGGCGTGATCTTCATCAATGACATCGAACCGAGAGCGACCGTCGATGGCCGACCGATGACCGACGCCGACTGGCGGGTGATCCCGATTCGAGTTGGCCGAGGAGCCTCGATCGGCAGTGGGGCACTGGTGATGGGTGGGGTGACGATCGGTCCAGGGGCCCTGGTCGGGGCTGGGGCGGTCGTGACCCGGGACGTCGCTCCCGGGGCCGTGGTGGTGGGGGTTCCGGCGCGGCTGCTCCGGATGCAAGAATCGCCAGGAGATCGAGCATGA
- a CDS encoding DegT/DnrJ/EryC1/StrS family aminotransferase: MLQAQAESGPVPFLDLQTQYTGLRHEILEALQEVADGTTYVLGPKVAQFEQDFARFVGADHCVGVNSGTSALHLALICAGVLPGDEVVTVPMTFIATSWAVSYVGATPVFVDIDPATFTMDPEQVERRITSRTRAILPVHLYGQPADLEPLLEIGRRRGIPVIEDAAQAHGAGYQGRLAGTLGFCGCFSFYPGKNLGAFGEAGAIVTDDPDVATRLRQLRDHAQSRRYHHVELGFNYRMEAIQGAVLGIKLKYLQGWNEARRRLAARYGEALADLPIDLPSEALDRRHVWHLYVALHPERDRIRQELEQRGVQTGLHYPIPVHLQEAYEHLGHRAGDFPVAERVGRECFSLPIFPEMTESQQDRVIEALSQILHEVNYA, from the coding sequence ATGCTGCAGGCCCAAGCTGAATCTGGGCCGGTGCCCTTCCTCGACCTGCAGACTCAGTACACCGGGCTCCGGCACGAGATCCTGGAAGCGCTCCAGGAAGTTGCTGACGGCACGACGTACGTCCTCGGGCCGAAGGTGGCCCAGTTCGAGCAGGACTTCGCCCGGTTCGTCGGCGCCGATCATTGCGTCGGGGTCAACAGCGGGACCTCGGCGCTGCACCTGGCCCTGATCTGCGCAGGGGTCCTCCCTGGCGACGAGGTCGTCACTGTGCCAATGACATTCATCGCCACCTCCTGGGCGGTCAGCTACGTCGGGGCGACCCCGGTCTTCGTCGACATCGATCCGGCCACCTTCACAATGGATCCCGAGCAGGTCGAACGGCGGATCACCAGCCGGACCCGGGCGATCCTGCCGGTTCACCTCTACGGTCAGCCGGCCGATCTCGAGCCGCTCCTGGAGATTGGCCGGAGGCGCGGTATCCCGGTCATCGAGGATGCCGCCCAGGCGCACGGCGCGGGCTACCAGGGCCGGTTGGCCGGGACGCTCGGCTTCTGCGGCTGCTTCAGCTTCTACCCCGGCAAGAACCTCGGAGCCTTCGGCGAGGCCGGGGCGATCGTCACCGACGACCCCGACGTGGCCACCCGACTCCGGCAACTCCGCGACCACGCCCAGAGCCGCCGCTACCACCACGTCGAGCTCGGATTCAACTACCGGATGGAGGCGATCCAGGGGGCCGTCCTCGGGATCAAGCTGAAATACCTGCAAGGCTGGAACGAGGCCCGTCGGCGACTAGCCGCCCGGTATGGCGAGGCCCTGGCCGACCTGCCGATCGACCTGCCGAGCGAAGCTCTCGACCGCCGACACGTCTGGCACCTCTACGTCGCCCTGCATCCGGAGCGCGACCGGATCCGCCAGGAGCTGGAACAGCGCGGGGTGCAGACCGGCCTGCACTACCCGATCCCGGTCCACCTCCAGGAGGCCTACGAGCATCTCGGCCACCGGGCGGGCGACTTCCCCGTCGCCGAGCGCGTCGGCCGCGAATGCTTCTCTCTGCCCATTTTCCCCGAGATGACCGAAAGCCAGCAGGATCGGGTGATCGAGGCCCTCAGCCAAATCCTCCACGAGGTGAACTACGCATGA
- a CDS encoding NAD-dependent epimerase/dehydratase family protein — MIQSLEGSTVLVTGGAGLIGSHIVDRLIDEGVGEIRVLDNLVRGSLDNLAVARSRRPIQLIQGDVRDRETVARAVQGCDLVSHQAAIRITLCAEQPRECMEVLVMGTFNVFEAAVASGVKKVVYASSASVYGAAETFPTDERHHPYNNRTLYGAAKQMDEGIARSFREMYGLPSVGLRYFNAYGPRMDVTGAYTEVFIRWLDCIDAERPPQIHGDGSALMDFISAEDIARANILAMKSDRVDDVYNVASGTETSLLGLWRAMQEVTGAHLLEPEFHPARKVNPVPRRLAETTRARLELGFSAEIPLEEGLRRLVAWRRKVTRNQVGAAR, encoded by the coding sequence ATGATCCAGTCACTTGAAGGATCCACGGTCCTCGTCACCGGGGGAGCCGGGCTGATCGGTTCGCACATCGTCGACCGCCTGATCGATGAGGGAGTCGGTGAGATCCGGGTGCTGGACAACCTGGTCCGGGGCTCGCTGGACAACCTGGCGGTGGCCCGGTCCCGTCGACCGATCCAGTTGATCCAGGGAGACGTCCGCGATCGGGAGACCGTTGCCAGAGCGGTCCAGGGGTGCGACCTAGTCTCGCACCAAGCGGCGATCCGGATCACGCTCTGCGCCGAGCAGCCCCGCGAATGCATGGAAGTGCTGGTCATGGGAACCTTCAACGTCTTCGAGGCGGCGGTGGCCTCGGGGGTCAAGAAGGTCGTCTACGCCTCCTCGGCCTCGGTCTACGGAGCGGCCGAGACCTTCCCGACCGACGAGCGGCACCACCCGTACAACAATCGGACCCTCTACGGCGCGGCCAAGCAGATGGACGAGGGGATCGCTCGGAGCTTCCGCGAAATGTATGGGCTGCCCAGCGTCGGGCTCCGCTACTTCAACGCCTACGGACCTCGGATGGACGTGACCGGAGCCTACACCGAGGTCTTCATCCGCTGGCTCGACTGTATCGACGCCGAGCGTCCGCCCCAAATCCACGGTGACGGCTCGGCCTTGATGGACTTCATCTCGGCCGAGGACATCGCGCGGGCCAACATCCTGGCGATGAAGTCGGACCGGGTCGACGACGTGTACAACGTCGCCAGCGGGACCGAAACGTCTCTGCTGGGGCTCTGGCGGGCGATGCAGGAAGTGACCGGGGCCCACCTCCTCGAGCCCGAGTTCCATCCGGCCCGCAAGGTCAACCCGGTCCCCAGGCGTCTGGCCGAGACGACCCGGGCCCGGCTCGAGCTGGGGTTCTCGGCCGAGATCCCGCTGGAGGAAGGGCTCCGCCGATTGGTCGCCTGGCGTCGCAAAGTAACCCGGAACCAGGTGGGAGCGGCCCGATGA
- a CDS encoding DegT/DnrJ/EryC1/StrS family aminotransferase, with translation MSTLLRKIPIARPSLGEAEAEAARRAILSGWITQGPEVAAFEQEFAAFVDAPHACAVSNCTTALHLALHVLGVGPGDEVVTVSHSYIATANAVRHCGAHPVFVDIDPATYNIDPRLIEAAITPRTRAILPVHQIGLPCDLTAILEIASRHGLPVVEDSACAIGSELRLDGQRWERIGRPHGTVACFSFHPRKVLTTGDGGMITTRAPELDRKFRLLRQHGMSISDTVRHSARSIVFENYPILGYNYRMTDIQAAVGRVQLRRLQAMLARRVELAENYSRAICEIPGLEPPLIPSGTRANFQSYAVRVTGEFPLKRDELMQALLDRGISTRRGIMNAHQETAYAEVPSGPLPHSEAARDHVILLPLYDSMSEEDQAWVIDSLLELAYEAGGRRL, from the coding sequence ATGAGCACGCTGCTGAGGAAGATCCCGATTGCCCGTCCCAGCTTGGGCGAGGCCGAGGCCGAGGCCGCCCGGCGGGCGATCCTCTCGGGGTGGATCACCCAGGGGCCCGAAGTCGCGGCTTTCGAGCAGGAGTTCGCCGCCTTCGTCGACGCCCCCCACGCCTGCGCCGTCTCGAACTGCACCACGGCGCTGCACCTGGCCCTGCACGTCCTGGGGGTCGGGCCGGGGGACGAGGTCGTCACCGTCAGCCACTCCTACATCGCCACGGCCAACGCGGTCCGTCACTGCGGAGCTCATCCTGTCTTCGTCGACATCGACCCGGCGACGTACAATATCGATCCCCGCTTGATCGAGGCGGCGATCACGCCAAGGACCCGCGCGATCCTGCCGGTCCACCAGATCGGTCTGCCCTGCGACCTGACTGCCATCCTCGAGATCGCCTCAAGGCACGGCCTGCCGGTGGTGGAGGACTCGGCCTGTGCCATCGGCAGCGAACTCCGCCTGGACGGGCAGCGCTGGGAGCGGATCGGCCGGCCCCACGGGACTGTGGCCTGCTTCTCGTTCCATCCGAGAAAAGTCCTGACCACCGGCGACGGCGGGATGATTACCACCCGCGCCCCCGAGCTCGACCGCAAGTTCCGGCTCCTCCGCCAACACGGGATGAGCATCTCCGACACCGTCCGCCACTCGGCTCGCTCGATCGTCTTCGAGAACTATCCGATTCTCGGCTATAACTACCGGATGACCGACATCCAGGCGGCGGTCGGCCGGGTCCAGCTCCGTCGGCTGCAGGCGATGCTAGCTCGCCGCGTCGAACTGGCCGAGAATTACTCACGGGCGATTTGCGAGATCCCCGGCCTAGAACCCCCCTTGATCCCAAGCGGCACCCGGGCCAACTTCCAGTCGTACGCTGTGCGGGTCACCGGTGAGTTCCCCCTGAAGCGCGACGAACTGATGCAGGCCCTGCTCGATCGAGGTATCAGCACCCGCCGGGGGATCATGAACGCCCACCAGGAGACCGCTTACGCCGAGGTCCCAAGCGGGCCCCTGCCCCACTCTGAAGCGGCTCGAGATCATGTGATCCTGCTTCCCCTTTACGACTCGATGAGCGAGGAGGACCAAGCCTGGGTCATCGATTCGCTGCTCGAACTCGCCTACGAGGCGGGTGGACGTCGCCTCTGA